From a single Coregonus clupeaformis isolate EN_2021a unplaced genomic scaffold, ASM2061545v1 scaf0516, whole genome shotgun sequence genomic region:
- the LOC123484970 gene encoding gastrula zinc finger protein XlCGF17.1-like, giving the protein MIVGSPSGEPDPETSKPAKQHHCSQCNKSFKWLWKLKEHDRTHTGEKPFQCSQCGKSFRRLEHLQLHERTHTGEKSYHCSQCGKSFRRLEHLKSHERTHTGEKSYHCSQCGKRFRRLEHLQSHERTHTGEKPYHCSQCGKSFTRLGGLKTHERTHTIEKPYHCSQCERSFKWLGNLKDHDKIHTGEKPHQCSQCGKSFRWIGRLNEHERTHTGEKPYQCSQCGRSFKWLGSLKEHKKIHTGEKSYHCSLCVKSFTELWNLKEHERTHSGEKPFQCSQCGKSFTRSGDLKRHERTHTGEKPFQCSQCGKSFTQPWHLKAHEKTHTGAKPYHCSHCTKSFTQLWGLKRHERIHTRESPFQCSQCEKTFSRSGDLKRHKRLEKLCSVSCS; this is encoded by the exons atgatagTTGG gagtccttcaggggaaccagacccagagacgtccaaaccagcaaaacaacaccactgctcccagtgtaatAAGAGTTTTAAGTGGTTATGGAAGCTGAAAGAGCATGATAGAacgcacacaggagaaaagcccttccaatgctcccagtgtggaaagagttttagaaGGTTAGAACACCTACAATtacatgagagaacacacacaggagaaaagtcttaccactgctcccagtgtggaaagagttttagaaGGTTAGAACACctaaaatcacatgagagaacgcacacaggagaaaagtcttaccactgctcccagtgtggaaagcgtTTTAGAAGGTTAGAACACCTACAATCACacgagagaacacacacaggagaaaagccataccactgctcccaatgtggaaagagttttacccggtTAGGGGGCCTGAAAACTCACGAGAGAACACACACAatagagaagccttaccactgctctcagtgtgaAAGGAGTTTTAAGTGGTTAGGGAATCTGAAGGATCATGATaaaatacatacaggagagaagcctcatcaatgctctcagtgtggaaagagttttaggtGGATAGGGAGGCTGAATgaacatgagaggacacacacaggagaaaagccctaccaatgctcccagtgtggaaggAGTTTTAAGTGGTTAGGGAGTCTGAAGGAGCATaagaaaatacacacaggagaaaagtcTTACCACTGCTCCCTGTGTGTAAAGAGTTTTACAGAGTTATGGAACCTAAaagagcatgagaggacacactcaggagaaaagcctttccaatgttcccagtgtggaaagagttttacccgttCAGGGgacctgaaaaggcatgagagaacacacacaggagagaagcctttccaatgttcccagtgtggaaagagttttacccaacCATGGCATCTGAAAGCGCATGAGAAGACACACACAGGAGCGAAGCCCTACCACTGTTCCCATTGCacaaagagttttacccagttatggggcctgaaaaggcatgagagaatacacacaagaGAAAgccctttccaatgttcccagtgtgaaaAGACATTTTCCCGATCAGGGGACCTGAAAAGACACAAGAGACTTGAGAAGCTATGTTCTGTCTCATGTTCTTGA